In Microbulbifer agarilyticus, the DNA window CAATTGGCGGCAGATGAACCGACGCGGGCGCAGATACTAAGCGAGGCTCGCCAGTGCCTTTAATCGGCTTTTGTTCCCGGGGATTGAAACGGCTTTCTCATCTCGACGTGTTACTGGAAGCGCAGAGCTACTGGTTTGCGCTGCGCCCAGTACAATCTACGACACATATTGCCGGCTGGGGACGTAAGCCCAGTGCAACACGTGCGCGAGAGATAGCAGTCGAAGCTGGCTTGCCATTCGTGAGCCTGGAAGATGGCTTTCTGCGCTCCTTTGGCCTGGGTGTGCAGGGTGCGCTGCTGCACAGCCTGATCGTGGATTACACCGGTATCTATTACGACGCGACGGCGCCCAGTGATCTGGAGAACCTGATTCGTGCGGCGGATTTTTCAAGCGAAGAGCTTACCCGCGCGCGCGCCGGTATTGCATTACTGCAGCGGCTTCGCCTGTCAAAGTTCAATTGCGCTTCCGATACGCCTGTTGTGTGGCCGGATGGGCGCCGCAGGGTGCTCGTGGTGGACCAGACGTTTGGCGATGCAGCGATTACTTATGGTGGCGCCGACGCGTCGAGTTTTACTCAAATGCTGGAAACAGCCATTGCTGACAACCCGGATGCAGAGGTGGTGGTTAAGGTGCACCCGGATGTTATCGCGGGTAAAAAACGCGGTTATTTACTGGACGCAGCACGTGAGCACGACTGTCGCGTTTGGTCGGAAGACATTTCTCCTTGGGCACTGCTCGATGCGGTGGACAAAGTGTATGTGGTCACCAGCCAGTTTGGCTTCGATGCGCTGCTGGCAGGCAAACCGGTGTGTTGTTTCGGGATGCCATTTTTTGCTGGCTGGGGGCTAACTGAAGATTTGCAGACGTGTGCGCGGCGCGGGCAACACCGCTCATTGGAGCAGGTTTTCGCGGCGGCCTATCTGCGCTATTGCCGATATATCAACCCGTATACGGGCAAGCGTTGTACTTTCGAAGATACTGCTCGTCTGATTTCAGAGCAGGTAAAGCGGAGCCAGCACCTCGCCGGATCCTGGTTAGGTGTAGATTTTTCACCGTGGAAACGCGGGTTCGTGGCTGATTTTTTGGCTCGCCCTAAGCAGTGCCGGTTTGTGAGAAGGCATTCGAATGCTTTCAGCGAGGTAGAGGCAGAGACTCAGGTAGTGGCTTGGGCAAGTAGCTTGACGGAGCCGGTTGTAACCAAGTGCAGTAACTCCCGGTTACCGCTTTGGCGGCTTGAGGATGGATTCCTGCGGTCGGTGGGTTTGGGGTCCGATCTGGTGCGCCCGCTCTCGTTGGTTCTGGATAAGCAGGGGATTTATTATGATGCTTCCCGACCGTCTGACCTGGAATCTATTTTAAAGGACGCAGAGCTATCTCCGTTGCTCTGTGCTCGTGCGGCCGCGCTGCGAGAGACCCTTGTTACCCGACAGTTGAGTAAATACAACGTAGGTGAACAGGGTGTGGCTCTGGATTTGCCATCAGACCGAACCATTATATTGGTGCCCGGGCAGGTGGAGAGTGATGCATCGATCGCCAGCGGCTCTCCTTGGCTCAAAAGCAATCAGCAGTTATTGGAGCAGGTACGCAGAGCGAACCCCGATGCTTATATTATTTATAAACCGCACCCGGATGTAGTCGCGGGTGGGCGCATTGGGAAGTTGGCTGACGATGCTGGTGTTCTTTACGATCAGCTGGTAGCCGATGCACCAATGCCTGCAGTACTTGCACGAGTGGATGAGCTACACACACTTTGTTCTTTAAGTGGCTTCGAGGCGTTACTGCGGGGCGTTAAGGTCGTGACTTATGGCTTGCCGTTTTATGCCGGTTGGGGGCTGAGTGATGATCGTCTTCTTGGCGAGGGCTGCGACGAAATGCCCAATGCCCTCTCGGAGTTGGCAATGGTTCGTCGCTGCAAAAGAGCTCGTGGACGGAGCCGCACACTGGACGAGCTGGTAGCCGCAACGTTGATTCTATACCCCACCTATGTGGATCCGCACCGTGGCGACATCGTGGATGTCGAAACTGCGGTGCAGTTGTTGGCGTCCCAACAACAGGGCTCGTCTTATCTCAGCTGGTGGCGACGTGGGCTTTATCGCATCGTTCGCAACCAATTTTTCAAGAAGTAGTCGCGGGTCATTGCGCGTGAATTCCAGATTCCTCAAGAAAATTTATCTTCTGCCCAAATGGCTCCTCGAATTGGTTTCATGGGGTAAGAGCTTTAAGAACAATCCCATTATTGGCAGTTTCTGGCTCAATCGTTGTGGGCTTCACGTTGCCCGGGTAGTGATTGCGCACGGTTTGTTCCGTTTTCGACTGTTCCTGTTGTCGCCGCTGATTCCCGCAGAAGATCGCCGCCATTTCCGTAAATACGGCTTTGTCCTCAAACGCAACTTTCTCTCCAGTGACGATTTTGAAAAATTGGCGCATGAATTGCAGAACTATGAAGACGGTGGCCGTGAATTCGTTGAGGGCACCACGCTAACCCAGCGAGTGTTTCTTACTGGCGCAGAGCGAGAAAAAATGCCCTCAATTCGTGCGCTTATCGAGAATCCGAAGCTCGACCGATTAATGCGCTATTGCTCGTCCAAGAATCGTCGCCCGCTGTACTACGTGGAAAACCTGTGTAATCACGCGAATGTGGTGCCGCGTCCGGATCCGCAACGGGACATGCACGCAGATACCTTCCATCCCTGTGTAAAAGGGTGGCTGTATCTGGATGCCACTGACGACCTGAATGGGCCGTTTGTGTATGTACCGGGTTCCCACCGGTTGAGTTGGCGCCGCCTGAAGTGGGAGTACCGGCAGAGCCTGGAGGCGAGTAAGCGCGGTGAAGCGCGCGATCCGCAGAGATACTGGGATGGGTCTTTCCGAGTAACTACGGCAGACCTTGAGGAAATGGGATTTGAACCCAAAGCCCTCCATGTACCCGCGAATACGCTTTTGGTCGCGAATGTTTATGGCTTTCATCGCCGTGGCGAGGCGCGAGAGCAGTCGCACCGTATGACGGTTTGGATGCAGGCGAGGGACAACCCATTCAATCCATTATTCACCTTGTGGCCAAGGTCGACGGCCACGATGTTTGAATGGGGATGGTCGAAGGTACTGCAAAAACTGGATAAGGCAAAACTCGCCAGCGGTGAACAGCGAAGTTTTGTCGGCAAATTCACCCGTTAGGGTCTCGTTCTAGCTAGCTAAAGCAAGACAATCGTCAAATATAAGAGTATAGTTTTGCGCCAGTTATGTGGTTTATATCGCAAAACTTGGCGTATTTTGCTTTTTTCGGCTCTACTTGGTCGTTCTTGTTGTTTTTAGGTGCGGGGGTTGCCCGCGCGTGTTTAGTGCCCCGGGGGGCGGCGAATTTCGCCGTGGGGCTAAGTGGGGAAAATGTCAGGGGTTGTATTTTTGCAGGGGCCACATGGTCCTTTCTTTGCCTGTTGTGCCCGTTATTTCTCCGCACGGGGCATTGAAACTCATAAGATAAACTTCAACGGTGGGGACCGTTTATTCGGCTGGGCCGCCCACCAGGTGGACTATGTGGGTGGGCAAGCTGGCTGGCCAGAGTTTTTTGCCGGTTACTTACGGCGGAACGATATTCGTGCGGTGATTGTGTATGGCGATTGCCGGTATTACCACCGTAAGGCACGAACAGTTTGCGATGAAATGGGCGTCAGCTTCTGGGCTTGTGAAGAGGGCTACTTGCGCCCTGATTTCGTCACCCTTGAGCAGGGAGGCGTAAACGCATTTTCAGGCGTTGATTGGTCCCGTGATGCCATTGAGGGATATGTTCCTCATGGCCGCTCGCCCTCGATAAAAGTGGGTAGGACTTTTTGGCAGAGGGCCCGCTATGCCATTTGTTATTACTTTGCCGTCCTTGTCTATGGGTTGCGCTTCAACCATTACCGTCACCACCGCCCAAGGGCTTGGTGGCAGGAAGCTGGATGCTGGTTGCGCAGTTTTTATCGCAAAGGTCTCTACCGCATAACCGAGCGTAACTACACGAAAGCGCTGGTACAGCGTCATGGCGGAGAGTTCTTCCTTTTTCCCTTACAGACTGCGGATGACTTTCAGATTCGCGAGCATTCGGACGTACATTCGCTGGAAGATTCGATTAGAGATGTGATTGCGTCTTTCGCTCTTAATGCAGCGAATAAAGATATCTTGGTGATCAAGCATCATCCCATGGATCGAGGCTTTTGCCACTATGGCAAATTTATTCAGCGTGCTGCGCGCGATTCGGGTGTGGATGGACGTGTGGCATATTGCCATGATCTGCACTTACCTACGCTGTTGGATCACGCCAAAGGTGTGGTGACGATTAACAGCACGGTAGGAATCTCAGCACTGTTGCACCGGGTGCCGACGATTACTCTGGGGCGCGCTCTTTACGATATTCCGGGAATGACCCATCAAGGCGGATTGTCGGATTTTTGGACGGAACCAGAGCCCGTAGACATGGCGCTGTTTCGTGCCTTTCGTACCTACCTATATGAGCAGACCCAGCTGGACGGTAGTTTTTCCAAGCATATTGACTTCACTGTTCCTCAGATGATGGCGCGCATGCTGCCATCACTTAAAGCCGCACAAGCATCTGTTGACGACGCTGTTTCTGTCGATGATGAAGTGCTCGCCGCTTGATTCACCGCAGTCCTTGGGGTGGAAAAATGTAAACGGGGAGTGCTACAGATAGCGCTGCCCACGCATTCGAGGCGGCTCTTTACCGCTTGAGAATGGTCACAGATGACTCCTAAGCGTGACATAATGGGACTTAAATGCCATCTCCTCTTATCTGGTGTTGTACGGAGGAGTACGTTAGTACTATTTCTGTAGCAGAATAAGTTTATGATTTTACCGGTAATAATGGCCGGCGGTTCAGGCTCTCGCTTGTGGCCGCTTTCGCGCAAACTTCATCCGAAACAGTTTCTGCCGCTTACGGATGATGCGACTATGTTGCAGAACACCTGTGCGCGATTGGAGGGCATTGAGTCGCAACCTCCATTGCTAATATGTGGCGATGATCACCGCTTTATCGTGGCAGAGCAGTTGCGCGAGGTAGGTCAGGCGCATAGTGGGATCTTACTCGAGCCTGCAGGCCGCAATACCGCTCCGGCGGTAGCGTTGGCTGCGTTAAGGGCCATGGCCGGGGGGGCGGAAGATCCGTTGCTGCTGGTATTGGCCGCAGATCACGCAATAAAAGACGTAGCGGCCTTCCAGGCTGCGGTGATGCGTGCGGTTCCTCACGCCGAGGCTGGCAAACTGGTGACCTTTGGTATTGTGCCCTCGGCCGCCGAAACCGGTTACGGCTATATCAACAAGGCAAGGGCCATAGATGAAGCTGAGACTGCGTTTGTGGTTCAGCAGTTTGTAGAAAAGCCTGACTTAGCTACCGCAGAGAAATACGTGAGTTCCGGTGAATTTTACTGGAACAGCGGTTTGTTCCTATTCCGCGCCAGTCGTTTCATTGAAGAATTGTCTAAATATGGCCCGGATATCCTTGAGGCTTGCGAGAAAGCTATGCAGGGCGCAACCTTTGATGTCGACTTCGTGCGCCCCGCAAGTGAGGCTTTTCTGGCCTGTACCGATGAGTCTATTGATTATGCAGTTATGGAGCACACCCGCGATGCAGTGGTAGTGCCGATGGATTGCGGTTGGAATGATGTGGGTTCCTGGTCAGCGCTTTGGGAGGTGTCTGAGAAGGACGAACAGGGCAATACGTCGAAAGGCGATGTTATCCTGGAAGATAGCCATAATTGCTATGTGCAGAGCGATAGTAAGTTAATTGCTACTGTAGGCCTGAATGATATCGTGGTGGTAGAAAGTGATGACGCGGTGCTAGTTGCCACTAAAGATCGCGTGCAAGATATCAAGAAAGTGGTTGAACGCCTCAAGGCCGAAAATCGTTCGGAAGCGCAGTTACATCGTAAAGTCTATCGCCCATGGGGCTATTATGACTCCGTTGATTTTGGCGAGCGTTTCCAAGTGAAGCGAATTGTAGTGAACCCAGGTGCACAACTTAGTTTACAAATGCACCATCACCGTGCGGAACATTGGATAGTGGTGTCTGGTACTGCGAACGTGACTTGTGGGGAAAAAGAGTTTTTAGTTACAGAAAATCAGAGCACGTATATCCCGCTTGGCGTTGTCCACCGTCTTGAAAATCCTGGAACCATTCCGCTGGAACTGATCGAGGTTCAGTCCGGCTCCTATCTGGGGGAGGACGATATCGTCCGTTTTGAAGATCGGTACGCTCGTAACTAAGAAGTTCTTTTGTGCTAAGTAAGTGCCTCGGCTCAGATATGCCGAAGTTGTTCGGGTTTGTGTATATGCACACCTTGAATGCGTAAAAGAGGACAGCGTAGTACTCGCATGATCGATCTGCATTGCCACCTTCTCCCGGGTATCGACGACGGTGCCCGGGATCTCGACCAGGCGCTGGTGCTCGCCCGCGCCGCGGTTGCCGATGGCATTACCCACATCGTGGCTACCCCGCATATTCACTCTGGTCGCTTTCCCAATACCCTTTCGACCATCTCTAAAGCGCACCGACAGCTGGTCTCCGCGTTGGATACAGCCGAGATCCCACTGCATGTGGGTATGGCGGCAGAAATTCGCCTGTCCGAAGAAATTCTGAATATGGTGATGCTGAAGCAGGTCCCATTTTTGGGCGAGTGGGGAGACGAAAAGGTGCTGCTGCTGGAACTGCCGCACAGCCATATCCCGCCGGGAACTGAGCAGTTGATCCGCTGGTTGCGCAAGCAGAAGGTCCGTCCGATGATTGCACATCCGGAGCGCAACAAGGATGTTATCCGTGACTTTAACAAGGTTATGCCGCTGGCGGACGAGGGTTGCCTGTTCCAGGTAACTTCCGGCGCCGTATGTGGTCATTTTGGTGAGCCGGCACAGCAGCGTTCTATCGAGATGCTGGAGAACGGGCTGGTTACCATACTAGCCACTGACGCCCATCATGAAGTGCGCCGTCCGCCAGCGTTGAAGGCTGGCCGAGAGGCTGCGGCTAAAGTAGTCGGTGAAGAGAAGGCCTGGCAGCTGGTGCGCGATAACCCAAGTAAGATCGCTGCAATGCACTTCGCCCATCACAAGACCCTTTGACCGCCATGAAGAGCGTGACCTCACTGACTACTGGGTTCGCAGGCACGTAACCGGCATGTTCATATTCTACGGTCTCGAACAAAATCTACCGGTTAAAAAATAAACTGGCCTTCTCGGACTAAACTGTTAGACTGCGCAGCCTTTTAAAGGCCAATCCGGCCCCTCAAGTACCGGCGTTAGACGCCGCAAGTGATTCCCAAATATGACCGATACCCCCACGGCCACTGGCTTTGACCAGTTGGGCCTGCCCGCTGAAATCCTCGACGCTGTCACCAAACTTGGCTATGAAACCCCATCTCCGATTCAGGCAAAGACTATCCCGTCTCTGCTGGAGGGTCGCGATGTGCTGGGCCAGGCACAGACAGGAACGGGCAAAACAGCGGCATTCGCGCTCCCTCTGCTGGCGAGCCTGGACCTGAAGAACAAGCGCCCTCAGGCACTGGTGCTGGCACCCACCCGAGAACTGGCCATTCAGGTGGCCGAGGCCTGCCAGTCCTACGCGGCCAACCTCAAAGGTTTCCACGTTGCGCCTATTTATGGCGGCGCTGACTACCGCGGCCAGATCCAACAACTGAAGCGCGGTGTGCAGCTGGTAGTGGGCACCCCGGGCCGTGTGATGGACCACATGCGCAAAGGCACCCTGGACCTGTCTAATCTGAAGACCTTGGTCCTCGACGAAGCCGACGAAATGCTGCGCATGGGCTTTATCGATGACGTGGAGTGGGTACTGGAGCAGATTCCAGAAGAGCGCCAGATCGCGCTGTTCTCCGCCACCATGCCGCGCGAGATCGCCAAGATTGCCCGCGACCACCTGGACAACCCGGTGGACGTCAAGATCAAGGTCAAGACCGAGACCGCAGAAACCATTCGCCAGCGTTACTGGCCGGTGGGCGGCCTGCACAAGCTGGACGCACTGACCCGCATTCTCGAAGCCGAGCCGGTGGATGCCACCATCATCTTCGTGCGCACCAAGAACACCACCGTGGAACTCGCCGACAAACTGGCCGCACGTGGTTTTGCCTCTTCCGCCCTGAACGGGGATATGGCGCAGAACCTGCGTGAGCAGGTGATCGACAAGCTGAAAGCCGGCAAGCTGGATATCGTTGTGGCCACCGACGTGGCCGCCCGTGGCTTGGATGTGAAGCGCATCAGTCACGTGATCAACTACGACATCCCTTACGACACCGAAGCCTACATCCACCGTATTGGCCGTACTGGCCGTGCGGGACGTGAAGGTGATGCAATTCTGTTTGTGGCCCCGCGTGAGCGTCGCATGCTGCGCGTTATCGAGCGCGCAACCAAGAAGTCGATCGAGCGTTTAGAGTTGCCAACGGCGAAAGCGGTCAACGCATCGCGTATGGAAAAATTCCGCCAGCGTATTAGCGATACCCTCGGTGGTGAAGGTGACCTGGCGCCGTTCCGCGATTTGGTTGATCAGTTCTTGGCAGACA includes these proteins:
- a CDS encoding capsular polysaccharide biosynthesis protein, with the translated sequence MKRLSHLDVLLEAQSYWFALRPVQSTTHIAGWGRKPSATRAREIAVEAGLPFVSLEDGFLRSFGLGVQGALLHSLIVDYTGIYYDATAPSDLENLIRAADFSSEELTRARAGIALLQRLRLSKFNCASDTPVVWPDGRRRVLVVDQTFGDAAITYGGADASSFTQMLETAIADNPDAEVVVKVHPDVIAGKKRGYLLDAAREHDCRVWSEDISPWALLDAVDKVYVVTSQFGFDALLAGKPVCCFGMPFFAGWGLTEDLQTCARRGQHRSLEQVFAAAYLRYCRYINPYTGKRCTFEDTARLISEQVKRSQHLAGSWLGVDFSPWKRGFVADFLARPKQCRFVRRHSNAFSEVEAETQVVAWASSLTEPVVTKCSNSRLPLWRLEDGFLRSVGLGSDLVRPLSLVLDKQGIYYDASRPSDLESILKDAELSPLLCARAAALRETLVTRQLSKYNVGEQGVALDLPSDRTIILVPGQVESDASIASGSPWLKSNQQLLEQVRRANPDAYIIYKPHPDVVAGGRIGKLADDAGVLYDQLVADAPMPAVLARVDELHTLCSLSGFEALLRGVKVVTYGLPFYAGWGLSDDRLLGEGCDEMPNALSELAMVRRCKRARGRSRTLDELVAATLILYPTYVDPHRGDIVDVETAVQLLASQQQGSSYLSWWRRGLYRIVRNQFFKK
- a CDS encoding phytanoyl-CoA dioxygenase family protein produces the protein MNSRFLKKIYLLPKWLLELVSWGKSFKNNPIIGSFWLNRCGLHVARVVIAHGLFRFRLFLLSPLIPAEDRRHFRKYGFVLKRNFLSSDDFEKLAHELQNYEDGGREFVEGTTLTQRVFLTGAEREKMPSIRALIENPKLDRLMRYCSSKNRRPLYYVENLCNHANVVPRPDPQRDMHADTFHPCVKGWLYLDATDDLNGPFVYVPGSHRLSWRRLKWEYRQSLEASKRGEARDPQRYWDGSFRVTTADLEEMGFEPKALHVPANTLLVANVYGFHRRGEAREQSHRMTVWMQARDNPFNPLFTLWPRSTATMFEWGWSKVLQKLDKAKLASGEQRSFVGKFTR
- a CDS encoding capsule biosynthesis protein, whose product is MSGVVFLQGPHGPFFACCARYFSARGIETHKINFNGGDRLFGWAAHQVDYVGGQAGWPEFFAGYLRRNDIRAVIVYGDCRYYHRKARTVCDEMGVSFWACEEGYLRPDFVTLEQGGVNAFSGVDWSRDAIEGYVPHGRSPSIKVGRTFWQRARYAICYYFAVLVYGLRFNHYRHHRPRAWWQEAGCWLRSFYRKGLYRITERNYTKALVQRHGGEFFLFPLQTADDFQIREHSDVHSLEDSIRDVIASFALNAANKDILVIKHHPMDRGFCHYGKFIQRAARDSGVDGRVAYCHDLHLPTLLDHAKGVVTINSTVGISALLHRVPTITLGRALYDIPGMTHQGGLSDFWTEPEPVDMALFRAFRTYLYEQTQLDGSFSKHIDFTVPQMMARMLPSLKAAQASVDDAVSVDDEVLAA
- a CDS encoding mannose-1-phosphate guanylyltransferase/mannose-6-phosphate isomerase, whose amino-acid sequence is MILPVIMAGGSGSRLWPLSRKLHPKQFLPLTDDATMLQNTCARLEGIESQPPLLICGDDHRFIVAEQLREVGQAHSGILLEPAGRNTAPAVALAALRAMAGGAEDPLLLVLAADHAIKDVAAFQAAVMRAVPHAEAGKLVTFGIVPSAAETGYGYINKARAIDEAETAFVVQQFVEKPDLATAEKYVSSGEFYWNSGLFLFRASRFIEELSKYGPDILEACEKAMQGATFDVDFVRPASEAFLACTDESIDYAVMEHTRDAVVVPMDCGWNDVGSWSALWEVSEKDEQGNTSKGDVILEDSHNCYVQSDSKLIATVGLNDIVVVESDDAVLVATKDRVQDIKKVVERLKAENRSEAQLHRKVYRPWGYYDSVDFGERFQVKRIVVNPGAQLSLQMHHHRAEHWIVVSGTANVTCGEKEFLVTENQSTYIPLGVVHRLENPGTIPLELIEVQSGSYLGEDDIVRFEDRYARN
- a CDS encoding tyrosine-protein phosphatase, whose product is MIDLHCHLLPGIDDGARDLDQALVLARAAVADGITHIVATPHIHSGRFPNTLSTISKAHRQLVSALDTAEIPLHVGMAAEIRLSEEILNMVMLKQVPFLGEWGDEKVLLLELPHSHIPPGTEQLIRWLRKQKVRPMIAHPERNKDVIRDFNKVMPLADEGCLFQVTSGAVCGHFGEPAQQRSIEMLENGLVTILATDAHHEVRRPPALKAGREAAAKVVGEEKAWQLVRDNPSKIAAMHFAHHKTL
- a CDS encoding DEAD/DEAH box helicase gives rise to the protein MTDTPTATGFDQLGLPAEILDAVTKLGYETPSPIQAKTIPSLLEGRDVLGQAQTGTGKTAAFALPLLASLDLKNKRPQALVLAPTRELAIQVAEACQSYAANLKGFHVAPIYGGADYRGQIQQLKRGVQLVVGTPGRVMDHMRKGTLDLSNLKTLVLDEADEMLRMGFIDDVEWVLEQIPEERQIALFSATMPREIAKIARDHLDNPVDVKIKVKTETAETIRQRYWPVGGLHKLDALTRILEAEPVDATIIFVRTKNTTVELADKLAARGFASSALNGDMAQNLREQVIDKLKAGKLDIVVATDVAARGLDVKRISHVINYDIPYDTEAYIHRIGRTGRAGREGDAILFVAPRERRMLRVIERATKKSIERLELPTAKAVNASRMEKFRQRISDTLGGEGDLAPFRDLVDQFLADNEVDPLDVAAALAAMAQGDQPLLLDEREPKQRDFNDRNDRDDRRRDRDGDRKRERKGGYEKDKRMPPPDEGKERFRIDVGREHGVRPGSVVGAIANEVELDSSYIGRIEIYPEYTTVDLPEGMPKEIFQHLKKVRVNGRPMNIAKYDPNTADSGKPFKKSGSFKKRKFEGKPEGKHGGKHGGKHGDKPHHKSGKPKQHRDRD